The Oncorhynchus mykiss isolate Arlee chromosome 30, USDA_OmykA_1.1, whole genome shotgun sequence genome includes a window with the following:
- the LOC110521713 gene encoding bromodomain testis-specific protein isoform X1: MTDAVCPPMSMLGGVNPPPPEFNNPKKPGRITNQLQYLEMVVKVLWRHNFSWPFRTPVDAVGLHIPDYYTIIKTPMDLSTIKKRLQNNYYWKAMECIEDFNKLFTNCYVYNRPGDDIVLMAQALEKIFLQRVAEMPPEETEISAITTKTPVKGGRKSSAGMIKLRPQSPVSEVVFQQTVTVIPLEAHHTIPPAAQLSSQIAAKIEKGVKRKAGAMTASSPITSCESSPVVDGSTPCKLFSRRGSGRPIKPPRKDLPDYHQRQNSKLSDQLRFCNCILKEMFTKRHAAYTWPFYKPVDTEALGLHDYHNVIMQPMDLGTIRKKMVEREYMDAQDFAADFRLMFSNCYKYNPPTHEVVIMARKLQDVFEERWLKLPDEPVRRAGGPGHHGHHRDKGRGDGPESSSTGSSTGESSSESESSSDSEEEEEARALRLAKLEEQLKAVHDQLQRLTQEPLLKPKKEKSKERRKKEMSRRPKHEDLRKPKIQKKCINKGTSSVHGKRRKMALPVVPYESEEDEVLAVPMLYGEKRQLSLDINKLPGDKLGKVVNIIQGREASLRDANPEEIEIDFETLKPSTLRALESFVTTCFRKRPKKPNLNKLVKAKGEMQTVKEQDAEKPRQSITDEPSSLAKKKKATNEPPIAPPVPDLARLSRLSESSSSSSSGSDRSSSSSSDSSTSDSSDSESVKKSEKKKKFKDTLHKFKIKNFKKKKSAKKDPVSESSLQTSQPPPASASLVPAVVTKDLPPLELLTSPPALHSRLPPQPSRPSAKAAPLPRKNRVAPLQLTDSQPQQQQDLLVPSESPTTPSLTPPYSCDPTLTLPTDPLNTTAALTHAPPSSLLCSRQTPPSPLALLPSPRCRSLAQTQEVKTGPPDRAQQEGLSVLLTHLTSPPAVLLQAADSRYEQQPCPVLSPLQDSPLQPVKDDWRLSEALGETHSKILQKQPYPRHSDVVFDVGNTILSHPANKPTADGKSTPAKKDIVLKNADSWASLGKIAISTPSTVKSSKESFDKFRRAAIEKEERERALTLKRMQMKASGNSSLTMPVSLPVAVPVPPRAAEQEHLPCRTPAAEIPMPTEAIVEPQPPRAPEPLKEEPPAAASTPPPPFTTQTSVDGEREMARRREQERRRREAMSGVIDMTMQSDIMATFEKNLD; encoded by the exons ATGACAGACGCCGTATGTCCCCCAATGTCCATGTTGGGAGGCGTGAACCCTCCTCCCCCGGAGTTCAACAATCCCAAGAAGCCCGGCCGCATCACAAACCAGCTGCAGTACCTGGAGATGGTGGTCAAGGTCCTGTGGAGACACAACTTCTCCTGGCCTTTCAGGACGCCTGTGGATGCTGTCGGACTGCACATTCCA GATTACTATACAATTATCAAGACGCCAATGGACTTGAGCACCATTAAGAAGCGTCTTCAGAATAATTATTACTGGAAAGCGATGGAATGCATAGAAGACTTCAACAAACTGTTCACCAACTGCTATGTATATAATCgg CCTGGAGATGACATAGTTCTGATGGCCCAGGCCTTGGAGAAGATCTTCCTACAGAGAGTGGCTGAGATGCCCCCGGAGGAGACTGAGATATCTGCCATCACAACCAAGACCCCAGTGAAGGGTGGGAGGAAGTCCTCTGCTG GTATGATAAAGCTGAGGCCCCAGTCCCCTGTGTCTGAGGTGGTGTTCCAGCAGACGGTGACGGTCATCCCTCTTGAGGCCCACCACACCATCCCCCCTGCTGCCCAGCTCTCCTCTCAGATAGCAGCCAAA ATCGAGAAGGGTGTGAAGAGAAAAGCAGGCGCCATGACAGCCTCTTCTCCCATCACCAGCTGCGAGTCGTCCCCCGTCGTCGACGGCTCGACGCCCTGTAAGCTGTTCTCCAGGCGGGGCAGTGGTCGGCCCATCAAACCCCCCAGGAAAGACCTGCCTGATTACCACCAGAGACAGAATAGTAAGCTCTCGGATCAGCTCCGCTTCTGTAACTGCATCCTGAAGGAGATGTTCACCAAGAGGCATGCGGCCTACACCTGGCCCTTCTACAAGCCGGTGGATACGGAGGCCCTGGGTCTACACGACTACCACAACGTCATCATGCAGCCCATGGACCTGGGCACCATACGG AAAAAAATGGTTGAACGTGAATACATGGATGCCCAGGATTTTGCTGCTGATTTCAGACTCATGTTCTCCAACTGTTACAAATACAACCCACCCACCCATGAGGTtgttattatggcaagaaaactCCAG GATGTGTTTGAGGAGCGCTGGCTCAAGCTTCCAGATGAGCCGGTGAGGAGGGCGGGTGGGCCAGGACACCACGGTCACCACAGGGAcaaagggagaggagatgggcCTGAGAGCTCCAGCACAGGCAGCAGTACCGGCGAGAGCTCCTCAGAGTCCGAGTCCTCCTCAGACtctgaggaggaagaagaggctaGAGCTCTACGGTTGGCTAAGCTAGAGGAACAG TTGAAAGCGGTGCACGATCAGCTGCAGAGACTCACCCAGGAGCCCCTGCTCAAACCAAAGAAGGAGAAATCaaaggagagaagaaaaaagGAAATGAGTAGAAGACCGAAGCATGAAGACTTGAGGAAACCCAAAATACAGAAGAAGTGCATTAACAAGGGAACATCATCTGT GCACGGCAAGAGGAGGAAGATGGCTCTCCCTGTGGTGCCCTATGAGTCTGAGGAGGACGAGGTGCTAGCGGTGCCCATGTTGTACGGTGAGAAGAGGCAGCTGAGCCTGGACATCAACAAACTGCCGGGGGACAAGCTGGGCAAGGTGGTGAACATCATCCAGGGCAGGGAGGCCTCGCTCCGTGACGCCAACCCTGAGGAGATAGAGATCGACTTTGAGACCCTCAAGCCCTCCACACTCAGGGCCCTGGAGAGCTTCGTCACGACCTGCTTCAGGAAACGACCCAAGAAACCCAACC TGAATAAGCTGGTGAAAGCCAAAGGAGAGATGCAGACTGTGAAGGAGCAGGATGCAGAGAAACCTCGCCAGAGTATTACCGACGAGCCGAGCTCACTGGCCAAGAAGAAAAAGGCAACAA ATGAGCCCCCTATAGCTCCTCCTGTCCCAGACTTGGCCCGGCTGTCCCGTCTCAGTGAGAGCAGCAGCTCTTCCTCCTCCGGCTCTGACCGctccagcagcagtagtagtgattCTAGCACTTCTGATAGCAGTGACTCTGAATCAG TAAAGAAATCTGAGAAGAAAAAGAAATTCAAAGACACTCTACACAAGTTCAAGATCAAG AATTTCAAAAAGAAGAAATCTGCTAAGAAAGACCCAGTGTCGGAGTCCTCTCTCCAGACCAGCCAGCCCCCGCCTGCCTCTGCCTCGCTAGTCCCAGCAGTAGTAACAAAAGACCTGCCTCCTCTAGAGCTACTCACGTCTCCCCCAG CCTTACACAGCCGCCTGCCTCCGCAGCCTTCAAGACCAAGTGCCAAAGCAGCACCACTACCTCGCAAAAACAGGGTGGCCCCCCTGCAGCTCACTGACAGTCAGCCCCAACAACAGCAGGACCTGCTGGTCCCATCTGAGAGCCCcactactccctctctcactcccccttatTCCTGTGACCCCACTCTTACTCTGCCCACAGACCCACTCAACACAACAGCTGCACTCACACACGCACCTCCCTCCAGCCTGCTCTGTTCCCGccaaacccctccctctcccctagcactcctcccttctcctcgGTGTCGATCACTAGCCCAGACACAGGAGGTGAAAACTGGGCCACCTGATAGGGCACAACAGGAAG GTCTGTCTGTGCTGCTGACCCATCTGACCTCTCCTCCTGCAGTTTTACTACAGGCTGCTGATAGCAGATATGAG CAGCAGCCGTGCCCAGTGCTGTCCCCTCTACAAGACAGCCCATTACAGCCAGTGAAGGATGACTGGAGGCTCTCTGAAGCACTGGGGGAGACCCACTCCAAGATTCTGCAGAAACAGCCTT ATCCCAGACACTCTGATGTTGTGTTTGATGTTGGAAACACCATCCTCTCTCATCCAGCTAATAAACCCACTGCAGATGGAAAAAGCACACCTGCCAAAAAG GATATTGTCCTGAAGAACGCAGACTCCTGGGCTAGTTTGGGGAAGATAGCCATTTCCACTCCCTCCACGGTGAAGTCTTCAAAGGAGAGCTTTGATAAGTTCCGCAGGGCAGCCattgagaaggaggagagagagagagctctcacTCTAAAGAGGATGCAGATGAAGGCTTCAGGGAACAGCAG CCTAACCATGCCAGTATCGTTGCCAGTGGCAGTACCAGTGCCACCTAGAGCTGCGGAACAAGAGCACCTTCCATGTAGAACTCCGGCAGCAGAGATCCCCATGCCGACGGAGGCAATCGTGGAGCCTCAGCCTCCTAGAGCTCCAGAGCCCCTGAAAGAGGAGCCTCCAGCGGCTGCCTCAACCCCACCTCCGCCCTTCACTACCCAGACCTCTgtagacggagagagggagatggccCGCAGGAGAGAACAGGAGCGACGCAGACGAGAGGCT ATGTCTGGTGTCATTGACATGACAATGCAGAGTGACATCATGGCAACATTTGAGAAGAACCTGGACTAA
- the LOC110521713 gene encoding bromodomain testis-specific protein isoform X2, whose product MTDAVCPPMSMLGGVNPPPPEFNNPKKPGRITNQLQYLEMVVKVLWRHNFSWPFRTPVDAVGLHIPDYYTIIKTPMDLSTIKKRLQNNYYWKAMECIEDFNKLFTNCYVYNRPGDDIVLMAQALEKIFLQRVAEMPPEETEISAITTKTPVKGGRKSSAGMIKLRPQSPVSEVVFQQTVTVIPLEAHHTIPPAAQLSSQIAAKIEKGVKRKAGAMTASSPITSCESSPVVDGSTPCKLFSRRGSGRPIKPPRKDLPDYHQRQNSKLSDQLRFCNCILKEMFTKRHAAYTWPFYKPVDTEALGLHDYHNVIMQPMDLGTIRKKMVEREYMDAQDFAADFRLMFSNCYKYNPPTHEVVIMARKLQDVFEERWLKLPDEPVRRAGGPGHHGHHRDKGRGDGPESSSTGSSTGESSSESESSSDSEEEEEARALRLAKLEEQLKAVHDQLQRLTQEPLLKPKKEKSKERRKKEMSRRPKHEDLRKPKIQKKCINKGTSSVHGKRRKMALPVVPYESEEDEVLAVPMLYGEKRQLSLDINKLPGDKLGKVVNIIQGREASLRDANPEEIEIDFETLKPSTLRALESFVTTCFRKRPKKPNLNKLVKAKGEMQTVKEQDAEKPRQSITDEPSSLAKKKKATNEPPIAPPVPDLARLSRLSESSSSSSSGSDRSSSSSSDSSTSDSSDSESVKKSEKKKKFKDTLHKFKIKNFKKKKSAKKDPVSESSLQTSQPPPASASLVPAVVTKDLPPLELLTSPPALHSRLPPQPSRPSAKAAPLPRKNRVAPLQLTDSQPQQQQDLLVPSESPTTPSLTPPYSCDPTLTLPTDPLNTTAALTHAPPSSLLCSRQTPPSPLALLPSPRCRSLAQTQEVKTGPPDRAQQEGLSVLLTHLTSPPAVLLQAADSRYEQPCPVLSPLQDSPLQPVKDDWRLSEALGETHSKILQKQPYPRHSDVVFDVGNTILSHPANKPTADGKSTPAKKDIVLKNADSWASLGKIAISTPSTVKSSKESFDKFRRAAIEKEERERALTLKRMQMKASGNSSLTMPVSLPVAVPVPPRAAEQEHLPCRTPAAEIPMPTEAIVEPQPPRAPEPLKEEPPAAASTPPPPFTTQTSVDGEREMARRREQERRRREAMSGVIDMTMQSDIMATFEKNLD is encoded by the exons ATGACAGACGCCGTATGTCCCCCAATGTCCATGTTGGGAGGCGTGAACCCTCCTCCCCCGGAGTTCAACAATCCCAAGAAGCCCGGCCGCATCACAAACCAGCTGCAGTACCTGGAGATGGTGGTCAAGGTCCTGTGGAGACACAACTTCTCCTGGCCTTTCAGGACGCCTGTGGATGCTGTCGGACTGCACATTCCA GATTACTATACAATTATCAAGACGCCAATGGACTTGAGCACCATTAAGAAGCGTCTTCAGAATAATTATTACTGGAAAGCGATGGAATGCATAGAAGACTTCAACAAACTGTTCACCAACTGCTATGTATATAATCgg CCTGGAGATGACATAGTTCTGATGGCCCAGGCCTTGGAGAAGATCTTCCTACAGAGAGTGGCTGAGATGCCCCCGGAGGAGACTGAGATATCTGCCATCACAACCAAGACCCCAGTGAAGGGTGGGAGGAAGTCCTCTGCTG GTATGATAAAGCTGAGGCCCCAGTCCCCTGTGTCTGAGGTGGTGTTCCAGCAGACGGTGACGGTCATCCCTCTTGAGGCCCACCACACCATCCCCCCTGCTGCCCAGCTCTCCTCTCAGATAGCAGCCAAA ATCGAGAAGGGTGTGAAGAGAAAAGCAGGCGCCATGACAGCCTCTTCTCCCATCACCAGCTGCGAGTCGTCCCCCGTCGTCGACGGCTCGACGCCCTGTAAGCTGTTCTCCAGGCGGGGCAGTGGTCGGCCCATCAAACCCCCCAGGAAAGACCTGCCTGATTACCACCAGAGACAGAATAGTAAGCTCTCGGATCAGCTCCGCTTCTGTAACTGCATCCTGAAGGAGATGTTCACCAAGAGGCATGCGGCCTACACCTGGCCCTTCTACAAGCCGGTGGATACGGAGGCCCTGGGTCTACACGACTACCACAACGTCATCATGCAGCCCATGGACCTGGGCACCATACGG AAAAAAATGGTTGAACGTGAATACATGGATGCCCAGGATTTTGCTGCTGATTTCAGACTCATGTTCTCCAACTGTTACAAATACAACCCACCCACCCATGAGGTtgttattatggcaagaaaactCCAG GATGTGTTTGAGGAGCGCTGGCTCAAGCTTCCAGATGAGCCGGTGAGGAGGGCGGGTGGGCCAGGACACCACGGTCACCACAGGGAcaaagggagaggagatgggcCTGAGAGCTCCAGCACAGGCAGCAGTACCGGCGAGAGCTCCTCAGAGTCCGAGTCCTCCTCAGACtctgaggaggaagaagaggctaGAGCTCTACGGTTGGCTAAGCTAGAGGAACAG TTGAAAGCGGTGCACGATCAGCTGCAGAGACTCACCCAGGAGCCCCTGCTCAAACCAAAGAAGGAGAAATCaaaggagagaagaaaaaagGAAATGAGTAGAAGACCGAAGCATGAAGACTTGAGGAAACCCAAAATACAGAAGAAGTGCATTAACAAGGGAACATCATCTGT GCACGGCAAGAGGAGGAAGATGGCTCTCCCTGTGGTGCCCTATGAGTCTGAGGAGGACGAGGTGCTAGCGGTGCCCATGTTGTACGGTGAGAAGAGGCAGCTGAGCCTGGACATCAACAAACTGCCGGGGGACAAGCTGGGCAAGGTGGTGAACATCATCCAGGGCAGGGAGGCCTCGCTCCGTGACGCCAACCCTGAGGAGATAGAGATCGACTTTGAGACCCTCAAGCCCTCCACACTCAGGGCCCTGGAGAGCTTCGTCACGACCTGCTTCAGGAAACGACCCAAGAAACCCAACC TGAATAAGCTGGTGAAAGCCAAAGGAGAGATGCAGACTGTGAAGGAGCAGGATGCAGAGAAACCTCGCCAGAGTATTACCGACGAGCCGAGCTCACTGGCCAAGAAGAAAAAGGCAACAA ATGAGCCCCCTATAGCTCCTCCTGTCCCAGACTTGGCCCGGCTGTCCCGTCTCAGTGAGAGCAGCAGCTCTTCCTCCTCCGGCTCTGACCGctccagcagcagtagtagtgattCTAGCACTTCTGATAGCAGTGACTCTGAATCAG TAAAGAAATCTGAGAAGAAAAAGAAATTCAAAGACACTCTACACAAGTTCAAGATCAAG AATTTCAAAAAGAAGAAATCTGCTAAGAAAGACCCAGTGTCGGAGTCCTCTCTCCAGACCAGCCAGCCCCCGCCTGCCTCTGCCTCGCTAGTCCCAGCAGTAGTAACAAAAGACCTGCCTCCTCTAGAGCTACTCACGTCTCCCCCAG CCTTACACAGCCGCCTGCCTCCGCAGCCTTCAAGACCAAGTGCCAAAGCAGCACCACTACCTCGCAAAAACAGGGTGGCCCCCCTGCAGCTCACTGACAGTCAGCCCCAACAACAGCAGGACCTGCTGGTCCCATCTGAGAGCCCcactactccctctctcactcccccttatTCCTGTGACCCCACTCTTACTCTGCCCACAGACCCACTCAACACAACAGCTGCACTCACACACGCACCTCCCTCCAGCCTGCTCTGTTCCCGccaaacccctccctctcccctagcactcctcccttctcctcgGTGTCGATCACTAGCCCAGACACAGGAGGTGAAAACTGGGCCACCTGATAGGGCACAACAGGAAG GTCTGTCTGTGCTGCTGACCCATCTGACCTCTCCTCCTGCAGTTTTACTACAGGCTGCTGATAGCAGATATGAG CAGCCGTGCCCAGTGCTGTCCCCTCTACAAGACAGCCCATTACAGCCAGTGAAGGATGACTGGAGGCTCTCTGAAGCACTGGGGGAGACCCACTCCAAGATTCTGCAGAAACAGCCTT ATCCCAGACACTCTGATGTTGTGTTTGATGTTGGAAACACCATCCTCTCTCATCCAGCTAATAAACCCACTGCAGATGGAAAAAGCACACCTGCCAAAAAG GATATTGTCCTGAAGAACGCAGACTCCTGGGCTAGTTTGGGGAAGATAGCCATTTCCACTCCCTCCACGGTGAAGTCTTCAAAGGAGAGCTTTGATAAGTTCCGCAGGGCAGCCattgagaaggaggagagagagagagctctcacTCTAAAGAGGATGCAGATGAAGGCTTCAGGGAACAGCAG CCTAACCATGCCAGTATCGTTGCCAGTGGCAGTACCAGTGCCACCTAGAGCTGCGGAACAAGAGCACCTTCCATGTAGAACTCCGGCAGCAGAGATCCCCATGCCGACGGAGGCAATCGTGGAGCCTCAGCCTCCTAGAGCTCCAGAGCCCCTGAAAGAGGAGCCTCCAGCGGCTGCCTCAACCCCACCTCCGCCCTTCACTACCCAGACCTCTgtagacggagagagggagatggccCGCAGGAGAGAACAGGAGCGACGCAGACGAGAGGCT ATGTCTGGTGTCATTGACATGACAATGCAGAGTGACATCATGGCAACATTTGAGAAGAACCTGGACTAA